The genomic segment AATGTACGATAAAGAAACTGGTCGATCAAGAGGCTTTGGGTTTGTTTACTTCTCAAAAGATGAAGAGGCCGGCTGTGCAAAGGACGCCATGGATGGAAAGGTGAGCTGACGACTATAAACTGATTTTTCAGCCTTGTTAGAATGATAGGGAGTGCCAATATGACATTAGTTTTCTTTCAGGCATTTCTAGGTCGCCCATTGAGGGTAAGCTTTGCCCTTGACAAGGTTCGTGGTGCACCTGTTGTTGTCCCTCGACTTACGGGCACTGGAAAATACTGATGCTAAGAGTCGTTAATTTTTGTTCGTGATAGTGCTTGTGGCATTAAAGAGTGGTTTTCTGTAGCGTTTTTTGGTTAAGTGAATATACCATGTGTTACTTGATTAATTTACCGATATGGACGCTTAACAAAAGGCACTTTATTGTATTCAAAAGCTACTAGGAATGAAACTAGCGCTGGGGTTGTCTTGTGGAAATTCACTTTATGTTAATTTGAGTTGTACTTGTTATACACCCCAAAAGTAATAAGAAATCTTATGCTGCAACCAGTACATTGTTAGAgcttttaatttctattttggTCCTCTTGCTGTCCTACACTGATAATATCCTTATAACAGGGGCGGATGCAGGGGGTCAGGTATGGATTCGTACCCTGTATACGTGTTAAAAcattataactatatataagggaacaTCACCAAATTTTGTCGTCCTCACATTGCAATACAAGATTTTTGATTGGTTGAGGCTACACACGTGGCTGCCAGCCTGCCACTGCCATTTCTTTGCCTAACTATCCACTTTAACGCTCAAttccttttcttcatttccatTAGACGTGGGCGCCTGCATTTTTttgttaatctttttttttcccccttacTCCCTCCCATTTATTGTACTCtcaggggtcgtttggtgcgaaggataagcaaaaatagtacaacaacaacaacaacccagtgaaatcccacaacgtgaggtctgggataagcaaaaatagtcccgggataaaattttagtgcctccttatcccatgtttggttggaataaaaattcgggataactaatctcgagattagttatcccgggatcgtagccttattttatcccaccttgagggtggaataactaatcccagaATAACTTATCTCGAGATTAGTTATTCCGGGATAAGTTGTTTCCCAACCAAAAGAGCCCTTAgattttagatcttactaattaCCCTCTCTTCATTCCAATTTAGTTTTAGAGTAAATAGATTTTGCATAATGAAGAAGATATtagctttttgaatttttttttattaaaccGGCACTATTTAATTAAGGGTTGTTTAGTGAAAATATTTCTTACTCTTTAGGGGTAAGTAATTTTTTAAGGAGTGTGTCCGAGCTAAAAACACcatataatataaatcggagggagtattagattACCCTTCAGATTATTTGTCATTAGACATTTTGGTAAAATTTAGGCAATTGTGGAGCCACATTTTCATTTCTTACTGGAGCATTTATTAGATCTTAATAATTAGTCTCTCTtcattccaatttatgtggcacttttaatttttttgagagttaatttgactaaactatgaAGCTAAATTAAGTTAGATCAACttaataatttatattaaaatttagatatttaaaaaatacaaaaactactataaattataattttagccggggattaatatttttaaacataGACTATATATGAAGAACTAAATTCATTCTTGAGGtttatttaatgaatttaattttttccttaatttcgtCTAAAACTAAACttaaatcacaaattttaaCTAACATAAACTCTTTGCAgcattactactatatataagggagaatatcaattttttgtagtcctcacataaattttttgtctctttttacccctaattaaagTTTTTATTACCTTGTGAACTCTTacaaattttggtaaattttgagAATCTTAAGGGCTTTTTTTATGACACTAAAGATGATGATGTCATAGAAAAGATTAGTGGTTCCCACAAAACATGCTTATacatatttgagtcttttacgagaaatatattaaatttgtttaaaattatatttttccttaagaatttattatagacaAAGAATATAATTATCATGTCAATcaaattatataatataggcttaattattgaattaaaatattatttttataatactatttattatttgttgatgttaattACCAATTATCATTtgctatttaaaaaatttattcgtccgattatagataaaaaaaaaattattttctcctgtAATTTGTGTTGTACATCTTTggcaaaaataagtaattaacaaAGATTTCACTTAATGTAAAATTAGGTTTTAAATCAAAAGAATAAATGCAAATAGActatcattgttaaatatacttaaaaatgaATCGAAATTGTAAATTATAGGTCGAAGTacgttaattaattaatcaaattttacgtGCGCACGCTTTCAACATAAAACTTATCTAATAAATTAATATATTAAAAGTGGAACTATAAAATGTTATAGTTATAAAAGCACTGTAGTTAAAGAAaccaaacaataataatactaaaTAATAGCACAAAGTGGAGTaaattttttacctttttaatattaaaatattttgcaaaataccGTATAATCAAAGACAAAATAGTTAAGTTCAACATGAAAAAGTTATTACAATGTGAATTTCGTAAAATGatttattaaattaagaaaaagaaaaagatgttattttttaacatgcatcttttggaaggaaaatgaaagcttAAAGAaagaacaatttaattttatggacttttcaatatttttttcgtGTGTTTAATGTGAGCAAACATCTACaaaaatatcttgtaatatcaagggttttaattatttatatttatttataagttaactgTATTGATttcattatacaacaatatttttatatttaagtaaAATAGCAATTAGAAAAGTCAatgtttgattattattattattataatttaaaaaaatatctaatatgtaaactaaaaaaatgttttcccttTAACTTTGGGATAGAAGTCTATTTAACGTATCAAATTGATAttagaaaaacaagaaacaatagcagaaaaatttacaaaatatctACAAATTGAATTTTATAAGATcggtttgggcccgggcttagcacagGCCAAATGACACTAGTTCACTAAATAAGTACAAATAATTGATTTCAAACTCGATAAATCAATTGAATTGAGAGAGGATCTTGAAATAGAACTCATAAAGTTCAAATCCTAAAACCGCCTCTGGTGTCCTTACTAGATTTATAATGTTGAAATACAATGACCACATTTTGCCTATGGCTTGTGTGATTAAACAATGGAGGTAACTCGAACGGGATTCGAGATTTGGACTTAATGAGTGCAAATTTGATATTCTATCATAAGTTATTTGATATTTTGTGTTgaaataaattattatattatttcgTTAAATATCTATACACGATAGTGGATTAAAAGGTGGGACCTGATGTGGAGCATTTGACTTAGTACAGGGCGAGGCGTAAGCCTCAtggatctttaattttttaatttgtacTTTGATAATAATACAAAAATCGTAGAAATTAAGTACATTAAAAGTTTAAGAAACTcatagaaaaataaaacatcTGGCATATTTTTATAAGTATAAACAATGTAATTGTGCTAAAGTTATCATGAAATACAAATCAACTACATCGTTTTAACTTCCAAACAattgaaaaattataattttttaaaaatattatcaaattatacaaattactccaaaaaagtaaataacaaataaatattGTCAGCACTATAATTTAGGCCTTACTCTTTCATGATGAATAGAAAATTGCTTTTAAATAACAAGATTATAAAAGTCTGATAATTTGAGAGATATAGAACTAAGACATCAAGATTAATAGAAAGTGGAGATATATATTTCAGCTATCTAGCTATTTTTCAGAAGGAtgttcaaataatattcatCGTGACGATGTTCTCAATCAataattatgttatattatgacttgttactCTCAATCTTCATAACTCTATTATtattcatttgttaaagaatttgAGGATTAAAAATGCTAATGAGAGAATTTGACACATGATTTTGATAGAAATATTGATAACCTCTAATACCATTCAAAAGTTACATTGAACCGCATACCATGCTAGCTAAATATTAATcatcataaatatttttaaatttcgaATGAACTAATATTTAGAACTTCTAAATTTATTAGAAAATGGTCACTTTTAACTTTCTTAGAGTTTTAGCCTTGTAAGAACACAAGTTTAGTTGGGATACTACACGTTAAGCTGTTATTTATTTGGAGACTGATGTACTAatattaagtaggcgtttggccaggaaaaccaaatattttttactttattttgaattttgaagttagagttgttttttgttatagtttttccaaaaatatctGGTTATTtcagtaggcgtttggccatagaaacaaaaaaaaaaatcaatttttttggaattttgaagttggattggagttgtgtttggccatagttttacaaataatatttgtttgttgaaatatacttttttttttttaaatgaaatatgatttatacCCCCGAACTTCTAAAAACTAGCAAAACCATCCAAAGCAATTAATAAACATAACCAGTGTGTGAAATATAACAACTATACTTGAGATCAGCTTATGGAGTGCTCAAAACTGATGGTTTCTTTCAAAAGGCTGAAACTGGGAAGCTTACTTACGCAGAAAATATAACATCTCTAAATACGACTTTGTTGCAAAATTTCCAcctgcttcttttcttttcaaggCTTTTTGGCACATGATGTTCAATGTTTGTTGGAGTGGAGAGCAATGAGCAACATAAGTTGCCTCTGACTAGTGAAAAAAGTTGTATGAACTTTTAGGATAAAAATTGAGCAACATAA from the Lycium ferocissimum isolate CSIRO_LF1 chromosome 11, AGI_CSIRO_Lferr_CH_V1, whole genome shotgun sequence genome contains:
- the LOC132036123 gene encoding glycine-rich RNA-binding protein 4, mitochondrial yields the protein MKGSLIEFSRRVVRLPNILNGRFYCSPSSLPPNNKLFVAGLSWSVDEKSLSDAFSSFGQVTEVRIMYDKETGRSRGFGFVYFSKDEEAGCAKDAMDGKAFLGRPLRVSFALDKVRGAPVVVPRLTGTGKY